The Solea senegalensis isolate Sse05_10M unplaced genomic scaffold, IFAPA_SoseM_1 scf7180000014084, whole genome shotgun sequence genome has a segment encoding these proteins:
- the maml1 gene encoding mastermind-like protein 1 isoform X1, with amino-acid sequence MMADFVTPRHSAVMERLRRRIELFRQHHNSCESRYETATLERLELERQQTFALHQRCLQAKAKRSNKHRQSQSSGGDQAAQRAPGGAGGGGGGGAEMVDGGGTGAEQSRNSTLIALQETVKRKLESAGSPLGRDQVNGFTDAFPPNKKACLDNGTAHGSPLDSKLGIADALGSNGTHRLKAESTDGGGEVPGLDFHRKEMKQEPDDILPIAPPSGGGNNNNLFPDFNLNEQEWTELMEELNCTVAYEDIQDILNDGFEDRKDPLELAPTPGGGGGSLGGGGSSQGLLPPDLSTVKTEFSPASVAFEQDSRTGSPHVRSTSSGPPPPPHPNNSPVTTASSASSPALPPSQPAPPPRQLQPPPNHHLPPGPPGPKDLSPAQQLQQLAAQQQRAQHRHGQMQHKPPQPGTKFHTQGPHPHAPPWPQMANTSQSPLGGAFGLDKPTSPSLYPQDFNPGAQKQQQLLMPAPPNKGSPKAAPGAYLPPPGAHANMMGHAPSGPPLNHPPTPGAQAPPNTLNYNNTKPLSHFEAGPGPPRPPPNTQSQNKAALLTLLRQQQQIKQQKNNNNNMNFRQHMTHTQEQNNYPAPPHGPGAANTMTSAPGNNGMVAPPGANAMAGNHGNAAYLSNQAAVAAAVLKQQQQQQQQQQQQQQYLQRQQLMAEQEKQQHQRRLTRPPPQYQDQPGQPANQNPFPQQPVNQFTASSQPMGSLGSMGGPAPGSQRMFPQNQGMMGMNMSQGGGPAGGVAPPPGASQPDINLSSCVGGGGSGGVDVQQVLYNNMNLHTNHAAPQQQQPGLQRQPLGAMSASYRQNLLAQQQQQQHLKTQPNAAMLKQQQLAAAARMPGSMQNSMAANMPGAQSAAWQQQLANQPPSSNAGLPPSAFANTPNAFHMQQPRIPKMPQGGAPFVSNPVGRPMVGLNPGQQMMQTNMVAAQQRAPPNPQSLGQPMTNQQAQQQQANQNQTILLASFGQPQGSGRQGLQCNQGYQVSRTAGQQQQQVSFGYNMASGSFAAESELVDSLLKGQSTQEWMADLDELLANHH; translated from the exons ATGATGGCGGATTTTGTTACACCGCGACACAGCGCGGTGATGGAGAGGCTCCGCCGCAGGATCGAGCTCTTCCGGCAGCACCACAACAGCTGCGAGAGTCGCTACGAGACGGCCACGCTGGAGCGGCTGGAGCTGGAGAGGCAGCAGACCTTCGCCCTGCACCAGCGCTGCCTGCAGGCCAAGGCCAAGCGCTCCAACAAGCACCGGCAGTCCCAGTCCAGCGGCGGCGACCAGGCCGCGCAGAGAGCGCCGGGCGGCGCCGggggaggaggcggcggcggcgcagAGATGGTGGACGGCGGAGGGACGGGGGCGGAGCAGAGTCGGAACAGCACGCTGATCGCG CTGCAGGAGACGgtgaagaggaagctggagagCGCCGGGTCTCCGCTGGGCAGAGACCAGGTCAACGGCTTCACCGACGCCTTCCCCCCCAACAAGAAGGCGTGTCTGGACAACGGCACCGCCCACGGCTCCCCGCTCGACTCCAAGCTGGGCATCGCCGACGCGCTCGGCTCTAACGGGACTCACAGGCTCAAGGCCGAGTCCACGGACGGAGGCGGCGAGGTGCCGGGTCTGGACTTCCATCGGAAGGAGATGAAGCAGGAGCCGGACGACATCCTGCCCATCGCGCCGCCGTCGGGAGGcgggaacaacaacaacctgttcCCCGACTTCAACCTGAACGAGCAGGAGTGGACGGAGCTGATGGAGGAGCTGAACTGCACCGTGGCCTACGAGGACATCCAGGACATCCTCAACGACGGCTTCGAGGACCGCAAAGACCCGCTGGAGCTGGCGCCCACGCCGGGCGGAGGTGGGGGGTcactgggaggaggagggtcCTCTCAGGGTCTACTTCCTCCCGACCTGTCCACGGTGAAGACGGAGTTCTCCCCGGCCTCGGTTGCTTTCGAGCAGGACTCTCGCACCGGGTCCCCCCACGTCAGGTCCACCTCGTCTGgaccgccgcctcctcctcaccccAACAACTCCCCCGTCACCAccgcctcctccgcctcctctccGGCTCTCCCACCGTCACAGCCGGCTCCTCCCCCACGGCAGCTTCAGCCTCCGCCCAACCACCACCTCCCTCCGGGGCCCCCGGGGCCCAAAGACCTGTCCCCGgcgcagcagctgcagcagctggcggcgcagcagcagagggcgcagCACCGCCACGGACAGATGCAGCACAAACCGCCACAGCCGGGCACCAAGTTCCACACGCAGGGGCCACACCCCCACGCCCCACCCTGGCCCCAGATGGCCAACACCTCGCAGAGCCCACTAGGGGGCGCGTTTGGTCTGGACAAGCCCACGAGTCCCTCCTTGTACCCGCAGGACTTTAACCCCGGCGctcagaagcagcagcaactgCTGATGCCGGCTCCGCCCAACAAAGGCTCGCCAAAGGCGGCGCCCGGAGCCTACCTGCCGCCGCCCGGCGCCCACGCCAACATGATGGGACACGCCCCTTCAGGGCCGCCCCTcaaccacccacccacccccggGGCCCAGGCCCCGCCCAACACACTGAACTACAACAACACCAAACCCTTGTCGCACTTTGAGGCGGGGCCAGGGCCGCCGAGGCCGCCGCCCAACACACAGAGTCAGAACAAGGCGGCGTTGCTGACGTTGctgagacaacaacaacaaatcaaacaacagaagaacaacaacaacaacatgaacttCAGACAACACATGacgcacacacag GAGCAGAACAACTACCCGGCTCCTCCACACGGCCCGGGCGCCGCCAACACCATGACGTCCGCGCCCGGAAACAACGGCATGGTGGCCCCGCCGGGGGCCAACGCCATGGCGGGTAACCACGGCAACGCGGCGTACCTGAGCAACCAGGCGGCGGTGGCAGCGGCGgtgctgaagcagcagcagcagcagcagcagcagcagcagcagcagcagcagtacctGCAGAGGCAGCAGCTCATGGCTGAACAG gagaagcagcagcatcagagACGTCTGACCCGTCCTCCACCACAGTACCAGGACCAGCCGGGACAACCGGCCAATCAGAACCCGTTCCCGCAGCAGCCAGTCAACCAGTTTACAG catcCTCTCAGCCAATGGGCAGCCTCGGCTCCATGGGAGGCCCCGCCCCTGGCTCCCAGCGTATGTTCCCTCAGAACCAAGGCATGATGGGTATGAACATGAGTCAGGGCGGTGGGCCGGCAGGTGGCGTAGCTCCTCCCCCAGGGGCGAGTCAGCCCGACATAAACCTGTCGTCCTGTGTTGGTGGAGGGGGCAGCGGAGGCGTGGACGTCCAGCAGGTTCTTTATAACAACATGAACCTTCACACTAACCACGCagcgccgcagcagcagcagccgggtCTGCAGCGCCAGCCTCTTGGCGCCATGAGCGCCTCCTACAGGCAGAACTTGctggctcagcagcagcagcagcagcacctgaagACGCAGCCGAACGCCGCCAtgctcaaacagcagcagctcgcCGCTGCCGCTCGCATGCCGGGATCCATGCAGAACAGCATGGCCGCCAACATGCCCGGTGCTCAGAGCGCCgcctggcagcagcagctcgccAACCAGCCGCCGTCCAGTAACGCCGGCCTCCCGCCAAGCGCCTTCGCTAACACGCCCAACGCCTTCCACATGCAGCAGCCGCGCATTCCCAAGATGCCGCAGGGCGGCGCACCCTTCGTCTCTAATCCTGTAGGTCGTCCGATGGTGGGCCTGAACCCCGGGCAGCAGATGATGCAGACCAACATGGTGGCCGCCCAGCAGAGGGCGCCACCCAACCCGCAGAGCCTGGGGCAGCCGATGACCAATCAGcaggctcagcagcagcaggccaaCCAGAACCAGACCATCCTGCTGGCCTCGTTCGGTCAGCCGCAGGGCAGCGGTCGCCAGGGACTGCAGTGTAACCAAGGTTACCAGGTGAGCAGGACGGccggtcagcagcagcagcaggtgtccTTCGGTTACAACATGGCGTCCGGGAGCTTCGCCGCCGAGAGCGAGCTGGTGGACTCGCTGCTGAAGGGTCAGAGCACGCAGGAGTGGATGGCCGACCTCGACGAGCTGCTCGCCAACCACCATTAG
- the maml1 gene encoding mastermind-like protein 1 isoform X2 produces the protein MERLRRRIELFRQHHNSCESRYETATLERLELERQQTFALHQRCLQAKAKRSNKHRQSQSSGGDQAAQRAPGGAGGGGGGGAEMVDGGGTGAEQSRNSTLIALQETVKRKLESAGSPLGRDQVNGFTDAFPPNKKACLDNGTAHGSPLDSKLGIADALGSNGTHRLKAESTDGGGEVPGLDFHRKEMKQEPDDILPIAPPSGGGNNNNLFPDFNLNEQEWTELMEELNCTVAYEDIQDILNDGFEDRKDPLELAPTPGGGGGSLGGGGSSQGLLPPDLSTVKTEFSPASVAFEQDSRTGSPHVRSTSSGPPPPPHPNNSPVTTASSASSPALPPSQPAPPPRQLQPPPNHHLPPGPPGPKDLSPAQQLQQLAAQQQRAQHRHGQMQHKPPQPGTKFHTQGPHPHAPPWPQMANTSQSPLGGAFGLDKPTSPSLYPQDFNPGAQKQQQLLMPAPPNKGSPKAAPGAYLPPPGAHANMMGHAPSGPPLNHPPTPGAQAPPNTLNYNNTKPLSHFEAGPGPPRPPPNTQSQNKAALLTLLRQQQQIKQQKNNNNNMNFRQHMTHTQEQNNYPAPPHGPGAANTMTSAPGNNGMVAPPGANAMAGNHGNAAYLSNQAAVAAAVLKQQQQQQQQQQQQQQYLQRQQLMAEQEKQQHQRRLTRPPPQYQDQPGQPANQNPFPQQPVNQFTASSQPMGSLGSMGGPAPGSQRMFPQNQGMMGMNMSQGGGPAGGVAPPPGASQPDINLSSCVGGGGSGGVDVQQVLYNNMNLHTNHAAPQQQQPGLQRQPLGAMSASYRQNLLAQQQQQQHLKTQPNAAMLKQQQLAAAARMPGSMQNSMAANMPGAQSAAWQQQLANQPPSSNAGLPPSAFANTPNAFHMQQPRIPKMPQGGAPFVSNPVGRPMVGLNPGQQMMQTNMVAAQQRAPPNPQSLGQPMTNQQAQQQQANQNQTILLASFGQPQGSGRQGLQCNQGYQVSRTAGQQQQQVSFGYNMASGSFAAESELVDSLLKGQSTQEWMADLDELLANHH, from the exons ATGGAGAGGCTCCGCCGCAGGATCGAGCTCTTCCGGCAGCACCACAACAGCTGCGAGAGTCGCTACGAGACGGCCACGCTGGAGCGGCTGGAGCTGGAGAGGCAGCAGACCTTCGCCCTGCACCAGCGCTGCCTGCAGGCCAAGGCCAAGCGCTCCAACAAGCACCGGCAGTCCCAGTCCAGCGGCGGCGACCAGGCCGCGCAGAGAGCGCCGGGCGGCGCCGggggaggaggcggcggcggcgcagAGATGGTGGACGGCGGAGGGACGGGGGCGGAGCAGAGTCGGAACAGCACGCTGATCGCG CTGCAGGAGACGgtgaagaggaagctggagagCGCCGGGTCTCCGCTGGGCAGAGACCAGGTCAACGGCTTCACCGACGCCTTCCCCCCCAACAAGAAGGCGTGTCTGGACAACGGCACCGCCCACGGCTCCCCGCTCGACTCCAAGCTGGGCATCGCCGACGCGCTCGGCTCTAACGGGACTCACAGGCTCAAGGCCGAGTCCACGGACGGAGGCGGCGAGGTGCCGGGTCTGGACTTCCATCGGAAGGAGATGAAGCAGGAGCCGGACGACATCCTGCCCATCGCGCCGCCGTCGGGAGGcgggaacaacaacaacctgttcCCCGACTTCAACCTGAACGAGCAGGAGTGGACGGAGCTGATGGAGGAGCTGAACTGCACCGTGGCCTACGAGGACATCCAGGACATCCTCAACGACGGCTTCGAGGACCGCAAAGACCCGCTGGAGCTGGCGCCCACGCCGGGCGGAGGTGGGGGGTcactgggaggaggagggtcCTCTCAGGGTCTACTTCCTCCCGACCTGTCCACGGTGAAGACGGAGTTCTCCCCGGCCTCGGTTGCTTTCGAGCAGGACTCTCGCACCGGGTCCCCCCACGTCAGGTCCACCTCGTCTGgaccgccgcctcctcctcaccccAACAACTCCCCCGTCACCAccgcctcctccgcctcctctccGGCTCTCCCACCGTCACAGCCGGCTCCTCCCCCACGGCAGCTTCAGCCTCCGCCCAACCACCACCTCCCTCCGGGGCCCCCGGGGCCCAAAGACCTGTCCCCGgcgcagcagctgcagcagctggcggcgcagcagcagagggcgcagCACCGCCACGGACAGATGCAGCACAAACCGCCACAGCCGGGCACCAAGTTCCACACGCAGGGGCCACACCCCCACGCCCCACCCTGGCCCCAGATGGCCAACACCTCGCAGAGCCCACTAGGGGGCGCGTTTGGTCTGGACAAGCCCACGAGTCCCTCCTTGTACCCGCAGGACTTTAACCCCGGCGctcagaagcagcagcaactgCTGATGCCGGCTCCGCCCAACAAAGGCTCGCCAAAGGCGGCGCCCGGAGCCTACCTGCCGCCGCCCGGCGCCCACGCCAACATGATGGGACACGCCCCTTCAGGGCCGCCCCTcaaccacccacccacccccggGGCCCAGGCCCCGCCCAACACACTGAACTACAACAACACCAAACCCTTGTCGCACTTTGAGGCGGGGCCAGGGCCGCCGAGGCCGCCGCCCAACACACAGAGTCAGAACAAGGCGGCGTTGCTGACGTTGctgagacaacaacaacaaatcaaacaacagaagaacaacaacaacaacatgaacttCAGACAACACATGacgcacacacag GAGCAGAACAACTACCCGGCTCCTCCACACGGCCCGGGCGCCGCCAACACCATGACGTCCGCGCCCGGAAACAACGGCATGGTGGCCCCGCCGGGGGCCAACGCCATGGCGGGTAACCACGGCAACGCGGCGTACCTGAGCAACCAGGCGGCGGTGGCAGCGGCGgtgctgaagcagcagcagcagcagcagcagcagcagcagcagcagcagcagtacctGCAGAGGCAGCAGCTCATGGCTGAACAG gagaagcagcagcatcagagACGTCTGACCCGTCCTCCACCACAGTACCAGGACCAGCCGGGACAACCGGCCAATCAGAACCCGTTCCCGCAGCAGCCAGTCAACCAGTTTACAG catcCTCTCAGCCAATGGGCAGCCTCGGCTCCATGGGAGGCCCCGCCCCTGGCTCCCAGCGTATGTTCCCTCAGAACCAAGGCATGATGGGTATGAACATGAGTCAGGGCGGTGGGCCGGCAGGTGGCGTAGCTCCTCCCCCAGGGGCGAGTCAGCCCGACATAAACCTGTCGTCCTGTGTTGGTGGAGGGGGCAGCGGAGGCGTGGACGTCCAGCAGGTTCTTTATAACAACATGAACCTTCACACTAACCACGCagcgccgcagcagcagcagccgggtCTGCAGCGCCAGCCTCTTGGCGCCATGAGCGCCTCCTACAGGCAGAACTTGctggctcagcagcagcagcagcagcacctgaagACGCAGCCGAACGCCGCCAtgctcaaacagcagcagctcgcCGCTGCCGCTCGCATGCCGGGATCCATGCAGAACAGCATGGCCGCCAACATGCCCGGTGCTCAGAGCGCCgcctggcagcagcagctcgccAACCAGCCGCCGTCCAGTAACGCCGGCCTCCCGCCAAGCGCCTTCGCTAACACGCCCAACGCCTTCCACATGCAGCAGCCGCGCATTCCCAAGATGCCGCAGGGCGGCGCACCCTTCGTCTCTAATCCTGTAGGTCGTCCGATGGTGGGCCTGAACCCCGGGCAGCAGATGATGCAGACCAACATGGTGGCCGCCCAGCAGAGGGCGCCACCCAACCCGCAGAGCCTGGGGCAGCCGATGACCAATCAGcaggctcagcagcagcaggccaaCCAGAACCAGACCATCCTGCTGGCCTCGTTCGGTCAGCCGCAGGGCAGCGGTCGCCAGGGACTGCAGTGTAACCAAGGTTACCAGGTGAGCAGGACGGccggtcagcagcagcagcaggtgtccTTCGGTTACAACATGGCGTCCGGGAGCTTCGCCGCCGAGAGCGAGCTGGTGGACTCGCTGCTGAAGGGTCAGAGCACGCAGGAGTGGATGGCCGACCTCGACGAGCTGCTCGCCAACCACCATTAG
- the ltc4s gene encoding leukotriene C4 synthase, with product MCASCWCDSVSPVRLSHLCVCLVSAEMLEDTVVLAAVTVLAVLEQAYFSLQVIYARRKYSVSPPATSGPPEFDRIFRAQANCSEYFPIFITLLWTSGVFLSQALSSLCGLLYLYGRFLYFRGYSQSSLGRLAPLYFSARVLWTLIALSCLGVVLSFFRVHLNVDVLHELGSALRLV from the exons atgtgtgcttCCTGCTGGTGTGACTCAGTCTCACCTGTGCGTCTGTCTCACCTGTGCGTCTGTCTCGTCTCTGCAGAGATGTTGGAAGACACAGTTGTCCTCGCCGCCGTCACCGTGCTCGCCGTCCTGGAGCAAG CTTATTTCTCTCTGCAGGTTATTTATGCGAGGAGGAAGTACTCAGTGTCGCCCCCTGCCACCAGCGGCCCGCCGGAGTTTGACAGGATCTTCAGAGCTCA agcaAACTGCTCCGAGTATTTCCCCATCTTCATCACTCTGCTGTGGACGTCTGGAGTCTTCCTCAGCCAAG CGCTCTCGTCCCTCTGTGGTCTTCTTTATTTATACGGACGTTTCCTTTATTTTCGTGGATATTCACAGTCGTCACTTGGACG CCTGGCTCCTCTGTATTTCAGCGCTCGCGTCCTCTGGACTCTCATCGCTCTGTCGTGTCTCGGCGTCGTCCTCTCGTTCTTCCGCGTTCACCTGAACGTGGACGTCCTGCACGAGCTCGGCTCCGCCCTCCGCCTCGTCTGA